The following are encoded in a window of Diorhabda sublineata isolate icDioSubl1.1 chromosome 3, icDioSubl1.1, whole genome shotgun sequence genomic DNA:
- the LOC130441201 gene encoding juvenile hormone acid O-methyltransferase-like, whose product MNVMVLPELFAKHVHVTSIHSVYLLNKYKHLIKWKNNPSIMEFGFGDGGTSAAALQPLIPQDCKEFIAADVSQQMVKYAKQNAKLPKVGKIIQFNISAQDIPLEFQNRFDHIFSFFTFHCIPKISASKAFNNVYKMLKPGGQTFHVFLLPTPLDDIFYEMSKHLKWGKYGQESMLSPYYFESNQQDSCKRDIVNSGFVDIEMRLEEFVHEFPHEEAWKENYIAVNAAYSSIPLEEKEEYKKYFFKRIKEKVIINNEDNDRFPRIRHSIFVVSAKK is encoded by the exons ATGAATGTGATGGTTTTACCTGAATTATTTGCGAAGCATGTTCATGTTACAAGTATACATTCGGTGTATCTCTTgaacaaatataaacatttaattaaatggaaaaataatccATCAATTATGGAATTTGGTTTTGGAGATGGCGGTACTTCGGCTGCCGCATTACAGCCACTCATTCCACAAGATTGTAAGGAGTTTATAGCTGCAGATGTCTCCCAACAAATGGTCAAGTATGCGAAGCAGAATGCGAAATTAccaaaagttggaaaaattatacaatttaatATTAGTGCGCAAGATATTCCATTGGAATTTCAAAATCGTTTTGATCATATTTTTAGCTTCTTCACGTTCCACTGTATACCAAAAATTAGCGCGAG TAAAGCTTTTAACAACGTTTACAAAATGTTAAAACCGGGAGGTCAAACTTTTCACGTCTTTCTTTTACCCACACCTTTGGATGATATTTTCTATGAGATGTCGAAACATTTAAAATGGGGAAAATATGGACAAGAATCTATGTTGTCACCTTACTATTTTGAATCAAATCAACAGGATAGTTGTAAAAGAGACATAGTTAACTCGGGATTTGTAGATATTGAAATGAGATTAGAAGAATTCGTTCATGAATTTCCTCACGAGGAAGCTTGGAAGG aaaattacatTGCAGTGAATGCAGCTTATTCGTCTATACCACTTGAAGAGAAAGAAGaatacaaaaagtattttttcaagcgaataaaagaaaaagtaataATCAATAATGAAGATAATGATCGATTTCCCAGGATAAGACATTCTATATTTGTAGTTTCTGCGAAAAAATag